From a single Ornithodoros turicata isolate Travis chromosome 8, ASM3712646v1, whole genome shotgun sequence genomic region:
- the LOC135367016 gene encoding reticulophagy regulator 3-like isoform X2, whose product MDDLCGAAHLIEQHCERCDWFIVSCSRRFYSFAAILAAIIFMYKTWVNSIWPEIRVPPAEGEDTEQWTPVNPQVLSVPELNRYVTEWSESAKKWFSNIIALRKTHPGLFCTLACTMFTLTAVLGRMVSGVLIVYTLLMTVTLGPGIALYVVPETWYEQFDAIMSIASGKPPNSSVMGGDGPSGVTKNLKSDELEEFLPRESEETLCRQLSLSYDSESKSGTDSSTRSEEAAFAQELGTGQLASLEEESQGLASFPDGEDESDLDSFLPDLNLLPAAVQSKSGESMHFVAAHFREDSSESDSEDAFARGLTFSRPQKKSAEASKSRPLAVGPSRGGAAATKNGQGSRHPSQSSDIDINEYEIVDESDVST is encoded by the exons ATGGATGATCTTTGTGGTGCTGCTCACCTCATCGAGCAGCATTGTGAAAGGTGTGATTG GTTTATAGTCTCCTGTAGCAGGAGGTTCTACTCATTTGCGGCGATACTTGCCGCCATAATATTTATGTACAAAACTTGGGTGAACAGTATCTGGCCAGAGATACGGGTGCCCCCTGCAGAGGGTGAAGATACCGAACA ATGGACTCCTGTGAATCCTCAAGTTCTTAGCGTCCCAGAGCTGAACCGTTACGTCACCGAGTGGAGTGAAAGTGCGAAAAAGTGGTTCAGTAACATCATAGCACTCCGTAAGACACATCCAGGACTG TTCTGCACCCTCGCCTGCACCATGTTTACATTAACAGCTGTGCTCGGAAGAATGGTGTCTGGAGTTCTCATTGTCTATACTTTGC TCATGACAGTGACACTGGGCCCTGGAATAGCATTGTACGTGGTTCCAGAAACCTGGTACGAGCAGTTTGATGCGATCATGAGCATTGCTTCGGGAAAGCCGCCAAATAGTTCTGTGATGG GTGGTGATGGTCCTTCTGGGGTCACCAAAAATTTAAAGTCCGACGAGTTGGAAGAATTTCTGCCCAGGGAAAGCGAGGAAACACTCTGTCGCCAGCTAAGCCTTTCGTACGACTCTGAGTCAAAGTCTGGGACAGATTCCTCCACTCGAAGCGAGGAGGCGGCTTTTGCTCAAGAGCTGGGCACGGGGCAGCTCGCTTCATTGG AGGAAGAGTCGCAAGGCCTAGCTAGCTTTCCTGACGGCGAAGACGAGAGTGACCTGGACAGCTTCCTTCCCGACTTGAATTTGCTTCCCGCTGCGGTACAATCGAAGTCTGGTGAAAGCATGCACTTTGTGGCAGCCCACTTTCGCGAAGACAGTTCCGAATCTGATTCGGAAGACGCATTCGCTCGCGGATTGACTTTCAGTCGACCGCAGAAAAAGTCTGCCGAGGCGTCGAAGTCGAGGCCACTTGCGGTGGGGCCCTCCAGGGGTGGTGCGGCTGCGACAAAAAATGGACAGGGGTCTCGGCACCCTTCGCAGAGCAGCGACATCGACATCAACGAGTACGAAATTGTGGACGAGTCGGACGTTTCCACGTGA
- the LOC135367016 gene encoding reticulophagy regulator 3-like isoform X1, producing MKTNMATVKNGAQKVVSWARSLLRSGRDFVEDTCTRNQQKTDSAFLRLVGPFEAYLVSIQSLLIWERPYLSAVALVAVNCFFWFIVSCSRRFYSFAAILAAIIFMYKTWVNSIWPEIRVPPAEGEDTEQWTPVNPQVLSVPELNRYVTEWSESAKKWFSNIIALRKTHPGLFCTLACTMFTLTAVLGRMVSGVLIVYTLLMTVTLGPGIALYVVPETWYEQFDAIMSIASGKPPNSSVMGGDGPSGVTKNLKSDELEEFLPRESEETLCRQLSLSYDSESKSGTDSSTRSEEAAFAQELGTGQLASLEEESQGLASFPDGEDESDLDSFLPDLNLLPAAVQSKSGESMHFVAAHFREDSSESDSEDAFARGLTFSRPQKKSAEASKSRPLAVGPSRGGAAATKNGQGSRHPSQSSDIDINEYEIVDESDVST from the exons ATGAAAACAAATATGGCCACCGTCAAGAACGGAGCTCAGAAAGTGGTCTCATGGGCTCGCTCCTTATTACGCAGTGGACGCGATTTCGTAGAGGATACGTGCACTCGCAATCAGCAGAAGACAGACTCGGCTTTTCTACGGTTGGTCGGACCTTTCGAGGCGTACCTAGTGTCTATACAGAGCCTTCTGATTTGGGAGCGACCTTACCTAAGTGCTGTGGCATTGGTTGCAGTCAACTGTTTCTTTTG GTTTATAGTCTCCTGTAGCAGGAGGTTCTACTCATTTGCGGCGATACTTGCCGCCATAATATTTATGTACAAAACTTGGGTGAACAGTATCTGGCCAGAGATACGGGTGCCCCCTGCAGAGGGTGAAGATACCGAACA ATGGACTCCTGTGAATCCTCAAGTTCTTAGCGTCCCAGAGCTGAACCGTTACGTCACCGAGTGGAGTGAAAGTGCGAAAAAGTGGTTCAGTAACATCATAGCACTCCGTAAGACACATCCAGGACTG TTCTGCACCCTCGCCTGCACCATGTTTACATTAACAGCTGTGCTCGGAAGAATGGTGTCTGGAGTTCTCATTGTCTATACTTTGC TCATGACAGTGACACTGGGCCCTGGAATAGCATTGTACGTGGTTCCAGAAACCTGGTACGAGCAGTTTGATGCGATCATGAGCATTGCTTCGGGAAAGCCGCCAAATAGTTCTGTGATGG GTGGTGATGGTCCTTCTGGGGTCACCAAAAATTTAAAGTCCGACGAGTTGGAAGAATTTCTGCCCAGGGAAAGCGAGGAAACACTCTGTCGCCAGCTAAGCCTTTCGTACGACTCTGAGTCAAAGTCTGGGACAGATTCCTCCACTCGAAGCGAGGAGGCGGCTTTTGCTCAAGAGCTGGGCACGGGGCAGCTCGCTTCATTGG AGGAAGAGTCGCAAGGCCTAGCTAGCTTTCCTGACGGCGAAGACGAGAGTGACCTGGACAGCTTCCTTCCCGACTTGAATTTGCTTCCCGCTGCGGTACAATCGAAGTCTGGTGAAAGCATGCACTTTGTGGCAGCCCACTTTCGCGAAGACAGTTCCGAATCTGATTCGGAAGACGCATTCGCTCGCGGATTGACTTTCAGTCGACCGCAGAAAAAGTCTGCCGAGGCGTCGAAGTCGAGGCCACTTGCGGTGGGGCCCTCCAGGGGTGGTGCGGCTGCGACAAAAAATGGACAGGGGTCTCGGCACCCTTCGCAGAGCAGCGACATCGACATCAACGAGTACGAAATTGTGGACGAGTCGGACGTTTCCACGTGA
- the LOC135367016 gene encoding reticulophagy regulator 3-like isoform X3, with amino-acid sequence MKTNMATVKNGAQKVVSWARSLLRSGRDFVEDTCTRNQQKTDSAFLRLVGPFEAYLVSIQSLLIWERPYLSAVALVAVNCFFWFIVSCSRRFYSFAAILAAIIFMYKTWVNSIWPEIRVPPAEGEDTEQWTPVNPQVLSVPELNRYVTEWSESAKKWFSNIIALRKTHPGLFCTLACTMFTLTAVLGRMVSGVLIVYTLLMTVTLGPGIALYVVPETWYEQFDAIMSIASGKPPNSSVMEEESQGLASFPDGEDESDLDSFLPDLNLLPAAVQSKSGESMHFVAAHFREDSSESDSEDAFARGLTFSRPQKKSAEASKSRPLAVGPSRGGAAATKNGQGSRHPSQSSDIDINEYEIVDESDVST; translated from the exons ATGAAAACAAATATGGCCACCGTCAAGAACGGAGCTCAGAAAGTGGTCTCATGGGCTCGCTCCTTATTACGCAGTGGACGCGATTTCGTAGAGGATACGTGCACTCGCAATCAGCAGAAGACAGACTCGGCTTTTCTACGGTTGGTCGGACCTTTCGAGGCGTACCTAGTGTCTATACAGAGCCTTCTGATTTGGGAGCGACCTTACCTAAGTGCTGTGGCATTGGTTGCAGTCAACTGTTTCTTTTG GTTTATAGTCTCCTGTAGCAGGAGGTTCTACTCATTTGCGGCGATACTTGCCGCCATAATATTTATGTACAAAACTTGGGTGAACAGTATCTGGCCAGAGATACGGGTGCCCCCTGCAGAGGGTGAAGATACCGAACA ATGGACTCCTGTGAATCCTCAAGTTCTTAGCGTCCCAGAGCTGAACCGTTACGTCACCGAGTGGAGTGAAAGTGCGAAAAAGTGGTTCAGTAACATCATAGCACTCCGTAAGACACATCCAGGACTG TTCTGCACCCTCGCCTGCACCATGTTTACATTAACAGCTGTGCTCGGAAGAATGGTGTCTGGAGTTCTCATTGTCTATACTTTGC TCATGACAGTGACACTGGGCCCTGGAATAGCATTGTACGTGGTTCCAGAAACCTGGTACGAGCAGTTTGATGCGATCATGAGCATTGCTTCGGGAAAGCCGCCAAATAGTTCTGTGATGG AGGAAGAGTCGCAAGGCCTAGCTAGCTTTCCTGACGGCGAAGACGAGAGTGACCTGGACAGCTTCCTTCCCGACTTGAATTTGCTTCCCGCTGCGGTACAATCGAAGTCTGGTGAAAGCATGCACTTTGTGGCAGCCCACTTTCGCGAAGACAGTTCCGAATCTGATTCGGAAGACGCATTCGCTCGCGGATTGACTTTCAGTCGACCGCAGAAAAAGTCTGCCGAGGCGTCGAAGTCGAGGCCACTTGCGGTGGGGCCCTCCAGGGGTGGTGCGGCTGCGACAAAAAATGGACAGGGGTCTCGGCACCCTTCGCAGAGCAGCGACATCGACATCAACGAGTACGAAATTGTGGACGAGTCGGACGTTTCCACGTGA